Within the Pseudomonas chlororaphis subsp. aurantiaca genome, the region TCCGCTTCGACGGTCGCTCGGGTTCGGCACCGACAGCAGTGGTTACAAAGTCGGCTTCCAGTGCATCTTCTTCAAGTAAAACCACGGTAATTCGTCGTCCGGCAGGGGCCGCGCCAACGATTGCGAGCCAGCCCTCGCCGGCTCCATTACCGCCTGCAGGCCCCGCGCCAAAGGGCTGGGGCTGGCCTGCGAACGGTATTCTGATTGGAAAATTCTCTTCAAACGGTAGTTTGAATAAAGGCATTGATATCGCCGGGGATTTGGGACAGCCTGTTTTAGCTGCGTCTGATGGGACGGTGGTTTACGCCGGGAGTGGCTTAAGGGGCTACGGCGAACTGGTCATCATCAAACACAGCGATACCTACGTCAGTGCTTACGGCCACAGCCGTAGGCTGTTGGTTCGGGAGGGGCAGCAGGTCAAAGTCGGACAGACAATTGCCGAAATGGGATCAACTGGTACAGACCGGGTGAAACTGCACTTTGAGATTCGCCGACAAGGTAAACCTGTAGATCCGCTGCAATTCCTGCCACGTCGTTGATCCGTTACCAAGCCTGTTCCGTCACGTAGAGGGAACAGGTTCCAGCGTTGCCAAGGATAAAGGCGTCGCTTGAGCCTGAGGTCGAACTCACCAAAGGACTATAACAATGGCTCTCAGTAAAGAAGTGCCGGAGTTTGACATCGACGATGAAGTTCTCCTTATGGAGACGGATATCGCCACTGATTCGATGTCGAATGAGGGATCTGCTGTACCTTCAGTTCGTGCCAAATCCAAACACTCCGCTTCATTGAAACAACACAAGTACATTGATTACACACGAGCGCTCGACGCGACGCAGTTGTATCTCAATGAAATCGGCTTTTCTCCATTGCTCTCTCCGGAAGAAGAAGTTCATTTTGCGCGTCTGTCGCAAAGTGGCGATCCGGCCGGGCGCAAGCGCATGATTGAAAGCAACCTGCGTCTGGTGGTGAAAATCGCCCGGCGTTATGTCAATCGTGGGCTTTCGCTGCTGGACCTGATCGAAGAGGGCAACCTCGGTTTGATCCGGGCGGTGGAGAAGTTCGATCCGGAGCGCGGTTTCCGCTTCTCGACCTATGCCACCTGGTGGATCCGTCAAACCATCGAACGGGCAATCATGAACCAGACCCGGACTATCCGGCTGCCGATTCATGTGGTCAAAGAGCTCAACGTCTACCTGCGGGCAGCACGGGAGCTGACACAGAAACTCGACCATGAACCCTCCCCTGAAGAAATCGCCAACCTGCTGGAGAAACCGGTAGGTGAGGTCAAGCGCATGCTGGGCTTGAACGAGCGGGTTTCTTCAGTCGACGTCTCGCTGGGTCCGGATTCGGATAAAACCCTGCTGGACACCCTCACCGACGATCGTCCGACCGATCCGTGCGAGCTGTTGCAGGATGACGACCTGTCGCAAAGCATCGATCAATGGCTTTCCGAATTGACCGACAAGCAACGTGAAGTGGTCGTTCGCCGCTTCGGCTTGCGCGGTCACGAGAGCAGCACCCTGGAAGATGTGGGCCTGGAGATCGGGCTTACCCGAGAGCGGGTACGCCAGATCCAGGTCGAAGGTCTCAAGCGTTTGCGTGAGATCCTCGAGAAGAACGGCCTCTCCAGCGAGTCGCTGTTCCAATAACGGCACGAGCAACCCTGCCGTGAAAAGCCCCGACAGGTTCGGGGCTTTTTATTGGGAGATCGATAGGAGTCAGATGAAATAGTCAGGCGCGCGTTCAATAGCTGAAAGAGCATGTAAGTAAAGGCTTACTCTTTCGTAAGTGTTCGGTTTTTATACGGTATGAAAGTTGTCTGTTTGACCTGAGGATTTTAGTTATCCTGTTGATTAATAAGAGCTTATTTTGATGTCTAGAATGGCGTTCGACACTTTTTCTAGCTGTCAGTGCCATTGCTCTGTCATGGAAAATCTCTAATATCAGCCCTGTGTCGACGGATAGACACAGCCATCAAGGATGATGGTCAGGACATCGCAGGATGCGATTCATCAGGACGATGAAAAGGAACACAGGGACTAGGGAAAAAAGGTGGGCGGGTCATACCGCCCCTTTTTTTTGCCTGCGTAAAAGTGAATCCGGAATAGCAAAAAGGCCTGCAAGGGGCCTTTTTGGGGAACGCGAGGTAATCAGCGTTCGAGGTCTTTGATCTTGCCTTTGACGCCATCCCACTCTTCGGCATCGGGCAGGGAATCTTTCTTTTCAGTGATATTGGGCCAGATTTCGGCCAGCTCAACGTTCAACTGAATGAATTCCTGCATCTCTTCCGGAACTTCGTCCTCGGAGAAGATCGCTACAGCGGGGCATTCAGGCTCGCACAGCGCGCAGTCAATGCACTCATCCGGGTGAATCACCAGGAAGTTCGGGCCTTCGTAAAAGCAGTCCACCGGACAGACTTCTACGCAGTCGGTGTACTTGCACTTGATGCAGTTGTCGGTGACGACGAAGGTCATTTCTAATTCTCTCCTCAGGCGGCGGCAGCGGAGCCCCTTCAGGACGGGGTCGCCAGGTTCGGGAGCGATAGTCTGCGGACCAGGCTAATAGTCCGCAGCATCCCAAACCGCGCGAGATTCTAACAGCTTGAAAGCATCAGCGTTAGATGCGTGTCTTCAATGTATAGAGCATTTCCAGTGCCTTGCGCGGGGTCATGTCGTCCAGATCGAGCTTGGCCAGGTCATCGAGGACTGGGTGCGGCAGGCTGGCGAACATGTCGCTTTGCTGCGGGACCGAGGGCTTGCCCGGTACCAGAGACGGCGCTTCATGGGGCAGGCTGGTGGTCTCCAGGCGACTCAGGTGCTCGCGGGCGCGGACGATCACATCGCTCGGAACCCCCGCTAACTGGGCCACGGCCAGGCCATAGCTCTGGCTGGCAGGGCCTGGCAGCACGTGGTGCAGGAACACGATGCGTTCGTTGTGCTCGGTGGCGTTGAGGTGCACGTTGGCGACCAGAGGTTCGCTTTCCGGCAGGACGGTGAGCTCGAAGTAGTGGGTGGCGAACAGGGTGTACGCCCGCAGCTGGGCGAGACGTTCTGCCGCAGCCCAGGCCAGGGACAGACCATCGAAGGTACTGGTGCCGCGACCCACTTCGTCCATCAGCACCAGGCTGCGCTCGGTGGCGTTATGCAGAATGTTGGCGGTTTCGCTCATTTCCACCATGAAGGTGGAACGACCGCCGGCCAGGTCATCGCTGGAACCGATCCGGGTAAAGATGCGGTCCACCAGCGACAGCTCGCAGCTCGCCGCCGGCACGAAGCTGCCGATATGGGCCAGCAGCACGATCAGCGCGGTTTGCCGCATATAAGTGGATTTACCACCCATGTTCGGGCCGGTGATCACCAACATCCGGGTTTGATCGTCGAGGCTCAGGTCGTTGGCCACGAACGGCGTGGTCAGGACCTGCTCGACCACCGGGTGACGACCCTGGGTGATGCGCATGCACGGCTCGCTGACGAAGCGCGGGCAATTGAGGTCGAGATTCAGCGCTCGCTCGGCCAGGTTGCTCAGCACGTCCAGCTCGGCCAGCGCCGCGGCGGTGTCCTGCAGCGGCGGCAGGTGACCGATCAGGGTTTCCAGCAGGGCTTCGTAGAGCATCTTTTCGCGAGCCAGCGCGCGGCTCTTGGCGGACAGCGCCTTATCTTCGAAAGCCTTGAGCTCCGGAGTGATGAAGCGTTCTGCGCCTTTGAGGGTCTGGCGGCGGATGTAGTCCGCGGGGGCCTGTTCCGCCTGTTTGCTCGGCAATTCGATGAAGTAGCCGTGAATCCGGTTATAGCCGACTTTCAGGTTGGCCAGGCCGGTGCGGGCCTTCTCCCGGGCTTCCAGGTCGATAAGGAATTGGCCGGCGTTTTCGCTCAGCGATTGCAGCTCGTCCAGCTCGGAGTCGTAGCCGGTCTTCAGTACGCCACCATCGCGGATCACCGCTGGCGGGTTGTCGATGATGGCTTTTTCCAGCAGCGCCGCCAGTTCCGGGTAGGTGTTGGTGGTCACGGCCAGTTGGCTCAGGTGCTCGGCTTCGAGCTCGGTCATCGCCACTTGCAGTTCCGGCAGCGCCGCCAGGGCATCGCGCAGGCGCGCCAGGTCGCGGGGACGGGCGTTGCGCAGGCCAATACGGGCGAGGATCCGCTCGATGTCGCCGATCTCCTTGAGCTGCGGTTGCAGCCTTTCGAAACGGTAACCGTCCAGCAGGCAGCCGATCGAGGTCTGCCGCGCCTGCAGGACTTTCAAGTCGCGCAGTGGGCGGTTCAGCCAGCGGGTCAGCAAGCGGCTGCCCATGGCCGTCTGGCAACGGTCGACCACCGATTGCAGGGTGTTGTCGCGACCGCCGGCGAGGTTGGTGTCCAGCTCCAGGTTGCGCCGGCTGGCGCCGTCGAGCACCACGGTGTCGTCCAGGCGTTCGTGACGCAGGCTGCGCAGGTGGGGCAGGGCGGTGCGCTGGGTTTCCTTGGCATAGCTCAGCAGGCAGCCCGCGGCGCCGATGGCCAGGGTCAGATTCTCGCAGCCGAAGCCCTTGAGGTCCTGGGTGGAGAACTGCTGGCACAGGCTCTTGTGGGCCGAGTCGCGTTCGAAGTCCCAGGGCGCGCGACGGCGCACGCCACGGCGTTTTTCCGCCGGCAGGCCTTGCGGCCAGTCGTCCGGAATCAACAGTTCCACCGGGTTGATGCGTTCCAGCTCGGCCAGCAGGTTTTCCCAGCCCTTGATTTCCAGGACCGTGAAATTGCCGCTGGTGATGTCCAGCACCGCAAGGCCGAACAGACGCTCGTCGCCCAGCACCGCCGCGATCAGGTTGTCCCGGCGCTCGTCGAGCAGGGCCTCGTCGCTGACGGTCCCCGGGGTGATGATCCGCACCACCTGGCGCTCCACCGGGCCCTTGCTGGTGGCCGGGTCGCCGACCTGTTCACAGATCACCACCGACTCGCCAAGCTTCACCAGTTTGGCCAGGTAACCTTCGGCGGCGTGATAAGGAATCCCGCACATCGGAATCGCCTGGCCAGCCGACTGCCCGCGCGCGGTCAGGGTGATGTCCAGCAACTTGGCGGCCTTCTTTGCGTCTTCATAGAAGATTTCGTAGAAGTCGCCCATGCGATAGAACATCAGCTGGTCGGGGTGCTGGTTCTTGAGGCGCCAGTACTGCTGCATCATCGGCGTGTGGGAGGACAGATCGGTGAGCGCTTTATTCATCGGGTCGTCAGGTTGATTCGTTGAAAGGGTGGGCAAAAGCAAAGGGCATGGGCCCGGCTTTTTCGCGATGGGCGCAAGGTTACCATGGGCGGTCCGACCTTCGCAGGGATGAACCCAGACGGATTTTGGGTGTTTTATGCATAAATATGCATTTTAGCATTTGTCATCGGCGAAAATAACCCGCAATATGCGCGTTATGCAAAAGCGCAACGTATCTACCGTCTTAAGAGAGCTACTCGATCGCGATGGCATTTCCCCCACGGAACTCCATCGGCGTACCGGCGTGCCTCAATCCACCCTTTCGCGGATCCTCAGCGGCAAGATTGTCGATCCTTCGGACAAACACATCTCGCGGATCGCCGAGTACTTCCAGGTGAGCACTGATCAACTGCGCGGGCGCGCGGCGGTCGCCTCTGCCCGGCCGGCCGATCCGCATTCGGAACTCAAGGACATAAGTCTGTGGGACGACGATACCCCCGTCGATGACGACGAGGTGTCGGTCCCCTTTCTTCG harbors:
- the rpoS gene encoding RNA polymerase sigma factor RpoS is translated as MALSKEVPEFDIDDEVLLMETDIATDSMSNEGSAVPSVRAKSKHSASLKQHKYIDYTRALDATQLYLNEIGFSPLLSPEEEVHFARLSQSGDPAGRKRMIESNLRLVVKIARRYVNRGLSLLDLIEEGNLGLIRAVEKFDPERGFRFSTYATWWIRQTIERAIMNQTRTIRLPIHVVKELNVYLRAARELTQKLDHEPSPEEIANLLEKPVGEVKRMLGLNERVSSVDVSLGPDSDKTLLDTLTDDRPTDPCELLQDDDLSQSIDQWLSELTDKQREVVVRRFGLRGHESSTLEDVGLEIGLTRERVRQIQVEGLKRLREILEKNGLSSESLFQ
- the fdxA gene encoding ferredoxin FdxA, translated to MTFVVTDNCIKCKYTDCVEVCPVDCFYEGPNFLVIHPDECIDCALCEPECPAVAIFSEDEVPEEMQEFIQLNVELAEIWPNITEKKDSLPDAEEWDGVKGKIKDLER
- the mutS gene encoding DNA mismatch repair protein MutS, producing MNKALTDLSSHTPMMQQYWRLKNQHPDQLMFYRMGDFYEIFYEDAKKAAKLLDITLTARGQSAGQAIPMCGIPYHAAEGYLAKLVKLGESVVICEQVGDPATSKGPVERQVVRIITPGTVSDEALLDERRDNLIAAVLGDERLFGLAVLDITSGNFTVLEIKGWENLLAELERINPVELLIPDDWPQGLPAEKRRGVRRRAPWDFERDSAHKSLCQQFSTQDLKGFGCENLTLAIGAAGCLLSYAKETQRTALPHLRSLRHERLDDTVVLDGASRRNLELDTNLAGGRDNTLQSVVDRCQTAMGSRLLTRWLNRPLRDLKVLQARQTSIGCLLDGYRFERLQPQLKEIGDIERILARIGLRNARPRDLARLRDALAALPELQVAMTELEAEHLSQLAVTTNTYPELAALLEKAIIDNPPAVIRDGGVLKTGYDSELDELQSLSENAGQFLIDLEAREKARTGLANLKVGYNRIHGYFIELPSKQAEQAPADYIRRQTLKGAERFITPELKAFEDKALSAKSRALAREKMLYEALLETLIGHLPPLQDTAAALAELDVLSNLAERALNLDLNCPRFVSEPCMRITQGRHPVVEQVLTTPFVANDLSLDDQTRMLVITGPNMGGKSTYMRQTALIVLLAHIGSFVPAASCELSLVDRIFTRIGSSDDLAGGRSTFMVEMSETANILHNATERSLVLMDEVGRGTSTFDGLSLAWAAAERLAQLRAYTLFATHYFELTVLPESEPLVANVHLNATEHNERIVFLHHVLPGPASQSYGLAVAQLAGVPSDVIVRAREHLSRLETTSLPHEAPSLVPGKPSVPQQSDMFASLPHPVLDDLAKLDLDDMTPRKALEMLYTLKTRI
- a CDS encoding peptidoglycan DD-metalloendopeptidase family protein, with protein sequence MSLTVIAQRMGTTSFQRLVIGLVLSSLLVGCSSNKSSSARVVDRTSAVPQRPTVTTGQYTVRRGDTLFSIAFRYGWDYKALAARNNIAEPYTIHPGQTIRFDGRSGSAPTAVVTKSASSASSSSKTTVIRRPAGAAPTIASQPSPAPLPPAGPAPKGWGWPANGILIGKFSSNGSLNKGIDIAGDLGQPVLAASDGTVVYAGSGLRGYGELVIIKHSDTYVSAYGHSRRLLVREGQQVKVGQTIAEMGSTGTDRVKLHFEIRRQGKPVDPLQFLPRR